The Aquipuribacter sp. SD81 DNA segment GGCGGCATCAGCCTGCCGGACGAGTCGTACTACCGGGAGGAGCAGCACGCGGCCATCCGCGACGCCTTCCCCGACCACGTCGCGCGCATGCTCACCCTCGCCGGCGTCGCCGAGGGCGAGGCGGCCGAGGCGGCCGCGCGCACAGTGCTCGCGCTGGAGACCCGGGTCGCCGCGTCGCACTGGGACACCGTCGCCTCCCGCGACGCGGTGAAGACGTACAACCTGCGCACGGGCGAGAAGCTCGACGACCTCCTGCCGGGCTGGCGGCACTGGGCCGACGGCGTCGGGGTGCCCGAGGCCGGCCGCGCCGAGGTCGTGGTGGGCGAGCCCGAGGCGCTCGAGGGCCTGGCCGCCGCGCTGCGCGAGCTGCCGCTGGAGGACTGGCGCACGTGGCTGCGGTGGCGCGTCGTCACCTCGATGGCCGCCTACCTGCCCGACGCGCTCGTCGCGCAGAACTTCGCCTTCTACGGCACGACGCTGTCCGGCGTCCCGCAGATCCGCGAGCGCTGGAAGCGCGGCGTCTCGCTCGTCGAGGGGGTGCTCGGCGAGGCCGTCGGCGAGCTGTACGTCGAGCGGCACTACCCGCCGGCCGCGCACCGGCGCATGACCGAGCTCGTCGACAACCTCATCGCCGCCTACCGCGAGCGCATCGACGGGTTGGACTGGATGTCGCCGGAGACCAAGGCGCGCGCGCAGGAGAAGCTGCGGCAGTTCACCCCGAAGATCGGCTACCCGGTCCGGTGGCGCGACTACGCGGCCGTCGAGATCGAGGCGGGCGACCTGCTCGGCAACGTGCGCCGGGCGACGGCCGCGGAGACCGTGCGCGAGCTGGAGAAGCTCGGTGCGCCGATCGACCGCGACGAGTGGCTCATGACGCCGCAGACCGTCAACGCGTACTACAACCCGGCGCTCAACGAGATCGTGTTCCCGGCGGCGATCCTCCAGCCGCCGTTCTTCGACCTCGAGGCCGACGACGCGTACAACTACGGCGGCATCGGCGCGGTCATCGGCCACGAGATCGGCCACGGCTTCGACGACCAGGGGTCCCGCTACGACGGCACCGGCGCGCTCGTCGACTGGTGGACGGAGGAGGACCGCGAGCGCTTCGAGGAGCGGACGAAGGCGCTCGTGACCCAGTACGACGCGTTCTCGCCGGAGGAGGCGCCGGACACGCACGTCAACGGCGCGTTCACCCTCGGGGAGAACATCGGCGACCTCGGCGGCGCCGAGGTCGCGCTGCACGCCTACCGCATCTCGCTCGGCGGCCAGGAGGCGCCCGTCGTCGACGGGCTGACCGGCGAGCAGCGTTTCTTCGTCGGCTTCGGCCACATCTGGCAGCAGGTGACCCGGCCGGAGGAGGTGCGGCGTCGCATCACGATCGACCCGCACTCGCCCGCGGAGTTCCGCGCCAACGTGGTCCGCAACGTCGACGCCTTCCACACGGCGTTCGGCACCGAGCCGGGTGACGGGCTGTGGCTCGACCCGACGGAGCGCGTCCGCATCTGGTGACGACGTGCCGGGGCCGTCTCAGCCGAGGCGGCCCCGGACGGCTGACAGCAGGGTCGAGCGGTCCTTGTGGTCGCGCTCGTACGTCTGCAGCCGCTCGAGCGCGGCGTCGTCCAGCTCGTCCAGGCGCCGCTTGACCTGGTCGACGGTGAGGTCGTCGTAGCCGTCGAACGGCTCGTGGGTGCGGGCGCGACGGCCCGCGTCCTTCGCCTTGCTGGTGTTGGGCACGTGCTGCTCGCCGCGCTTCGAGCCCTTCCGCTTGCGCCGCTCGGTCGCCCGCCTCTCCTCCGGCGACAGCTTCTCCCACGCCCCCTTCGGCAGGTACCGCTCGGTCTCCTCGCCGTGGCGGGCGCGCTCGTCGCCGTCGGCGGTCTGCCACTCGTCGTCGGTCCACTGCTCGAGGTGCTTCTGGCTGTCGTCCTTGCCACCTCGGTACGCGCCGCCCGCCTTCTCGTACTCGTGCGCGAGCAGCTGCGCCTTGCGGGCGCTCCACTGCCCCGGCCGACCGCCGCGGTCGCCCTCGGTGATCTCCTTCTTGAGCCGCTCGCGCAGGTCGGGGTCGGTGTACTTCTGCTCCTTGCTGCGTGCCATGTCCCAGTGACGCACGCGCTCAGCCGGGGCGCCCGCCAGGAGGCGGTCAGGCCAGCGCGCGGCCCACGAGGTCGCGCGCCGCGTCCTGCACCTGCCGCAGGTGGTCCTCGCCGCGGAAGGACTCGGCGTAGATCTTGTAGACGTCCTCGGTGCCGGACGGACGGGCGGCGAACCACGCGTTCTCCGTCGTCACCTTGAGCCCGCCGAGCGCCGCGCCGTTGCCCGGCGCCTCGGTGAGGACGGCGGTCACGGGGTCGCCCGCGAGCTCGGTGGCGCTGACGTCGTCGGCGCTGAGGCGCGCGAGCTTTGCCTTCTGGTCGCGGTCGGCGGGGGCGTCGACGCGTGCGTACACCGGCGCGCCGTGGCGGCGCTCGATGTCGGCGTACGCCGCGGACGGGCTCGCGCCGCTGACGGCCGTGATCTCGCTCGCGAGCAGGGCGAGGAGGATGCCGTCCTTGTCGGTGGTCCAGACCGTGCCGTCCGTCCGCAGGAAGCTCGCCCCGGCCGACTCCTCGCCGCCGAACCCGACGCTGCCGTCGAGCAGGCCGGGCACGAACCACTTGAACCCGACG contains these protein-coding regions:
- a CDS encoding M13 family metallopeptidase yields the protein MTTETTAPDSTPEATGPLAHLDPSVRPQDDLFRHVNGRWLETAEIPSDRAAHGSFYLLREQSEADVRTIIEESAASQPEPGSNAQKVGDLYASFMDTERIEALGTEPLRPVLARVDAAEDVEGLLRLFGELEREGIGGAFGSYVWVDKGDPTRYLLHLSQGGISLPDESYYREEQHAAIRDAFPDHVARMLTLAGVAEGEAAEAAARTVLALETRVAASHWDTVASRDAVKTYNLRTGEKLDDLLPGWRHWADGVGVPEAGRAEVVVGEPEALEGLAAALRELPLEDWRTWLRWRVVTSMAAYLPDALVAQNFAFYGTTLSGVPQIRERWKRGVSLVEGVLGEAVGELYVERHYPPAAHRRMTELVDNLIAAYRERIDGLDWMSPETKARAQEKLRQFTPKIGYPVRWRDYAAVEIEAGDLLGNVRRATAAETVRELEKLGAPIDRDEWLMTPQTVNAYYNPALNEIVFPAAILQPPFFDLEADDAYNYGGIGAVIGHEIGHGFDDQGSRYDGTGALVDWWTEEDRERFEERTKALVTQYDAFSPEEAPDTHVNGAFTLGENIGDLGGAEVALHAYRISLGGQEAPVVDGLTGEQRFFVGFGHIWQQVTRPEEVRRRITIDPHSPAEFRANVVRNVDAFHTAFGTEPGDGLWLDPTERVRIW